The Novibacillus thermophilus genome segment CCGCAAATCGACAAAAGTGAAGCCGATCCAGAACGAGAAGTGGTTATGTCAAGGAGCTCCCGACTTGATAGAACAGATACCCGAAGGGGAGTTGGTGATCACGCTCCGGTTGACGACTGACATCGAGTACAACCGCAAAAGACCGTATGAAGCCGATATCATACAGTTGGGCGGCTACTTTCTATTGGCCAAAGACCGTTTTCACAAGCCGATCCGGATTGGGCGCATTGAATATCGAAACCGGACCTTTGAAATACACGACACTGAAACCCTTCATGAACAGGTCGTGCGAACACTTCATCGCTTGCGAATTTATCAAAAGTCAGGTAAACTGCCAAACGTATCGCTTGATCAGCACAAGTGCCAAGCGTGTGTGTTTTATCAGACAGTCTGTGAAAGGGCAATAAATGTATGAATTTTCCGCCTATATAGCGCTTCCAGAAATATTGTGGTATAATACTCACCGTGCAGGGAGGGACACATACATATGAGGAAAAACGGTCTTCTTGTTTTCAGTTCATGTATGATCGTGTCGATTCTCGCCGCTTGTTCATCCGGCAGTGTAAATCCCGAAGAGAGAATTGAACTGTTGATCGATAACATGTACAGTCAAGCTTATGACTTTAAGGGAACACTCCACGCGGAAACTGCGCAACATACCCTTAAAGACATGTTAGTCCTGGACGGATCTTTCGTCCCGGATAAAGGGTACGCCCTTCACGCTGATGTCCGCTTGCCCGGGTTTAAAACGGAGAGTGACATTCTACA includes the following:
- a CDS encoding CRISPR-associated protein Cas4, with the protein product MKPIQNEKWLCQGAPDLIEQIPEGELVITLRLTTDIEYNRKRPYEADIIQLGGYFLLAKDRFHKPIRIGRIEYRNRTFEIHDTETLHEQVVRTLHRLRIYQKSGKLPNVSLDQHKCQACVFYQTVCERAINV